A region from the Pungitius pungitius chromosome 16, fPunPun2.1, whole genome shotgun sequence genome encodes:
- the LOC119206982 gene encoding transmembrane protease serine 2 codes for MNDNQAYGPTYDNIGFRHEEGRPPPTAPKQGIYPNLPQATPSYIAVPPKTINTHHTVAPGPNPNPHNTGPKTGTRTCQGKHILSASLTVLLILAVAATLVWYFLSYQCLLGRLCGNGGKCLSPSQWCDGVKDCSRGEDESQCFRLHGTNFMLQGYSSDTGAWMPVCAENWDDIYGRDVCERMGYKRQDYKSSTQTSPGSLASKGYMKLKPGRNNGSSIQSLLSYSQWCSGPAVRLQCIACGVSSALPGPRIVGGTQAAQGAWPWQVSLQIDGYHVCGGSIISPRWILSAAHCFQEFSYAKMWNVQSGDVSLGLMSLRSGATVKKIIIHAKFNRRNNENDIALLRLNSPLQITSTVRPVCLPNSAIDLSAGRQAWITGWGSLRSSGVCIFQLPMCPFSTCHSSTLDYLSRLCHLFFKAESPSKETVLSTLLTELTGCGYRCYFSGPSPDHLNQAEVTIYSRETCNRAQVFDGKVTKTMICAGRLRGGVDTCQGDSGGPLVVKEGDVWWLAGDTSWGIGCAMRNKPGLYGNVSYFINWIYEQMQND; via the exons ATGAATGATAACCAG gcatatggtCCCACGTATGACAACATCGGGTTCCGCCATGAGGAAGGGAGACCCCCTCCTACTGCCCCAAAGCAGGGTATTTACCCTAACCTCCCACAAGCGACCCCCAGCTACATTGCAGTGCCTCCCAAAACCATCAACACCCACCACACCGTGGCACCTGGACCTAACCCGAACCCGCACAACACGGGACCAAAGACAG GAACAAGGACATGTCAGGGGAAACATATTCTAAGTGCATCACTGACTGTGCTTCTAATCCTGGCAGTTGCCGCCACACTAGTCTGGTATTTCC tgtccTACCAGTGTTTACTGGGAAGGTTGTGTGGCAATGGGGGCAAGTGTTTGAGCCCCTCCCAGTGGTGCGACGGTGTAAAGGACTGTTCTCGCGGCGAGGATGAGTCTCAGTGCT TTCGCCTCCACGGGACAAACTTCATGCTTCAGGGCTACTCGTCAGACACGGGGGCCTGGATGCCCGTGTGTGCTGAAAACTGGGACGACATCTACGGGAGAGACGTGTGTGAGAGGATGGGGTACAAGAG ACAGGACTATAAGTCCTCCACCCAAACCAGCCCAGGTTCTTTGGCCTCAAAGGGATACATGAAGCTGAAGCCTGGAAGGAACAATGGATCAAGTATACAGTCCCTTCTCTCTTACAG CCAATGGTGCTCAGGCCCAGCAGTCAGGCTTCAATGTATTG CATGCGGAGTGAGTTCAGCTCTTCCGGGTCCTCGCATTGTGGGTGGTACACAAGCAGCGCAAGGGGCGTGGCCATGGCAGGTCAGTCTGCAGATCGACGGCTACCACGTTTGCGGAGGCTCCATCATCAGCCCCCGCTGGATCCTGTCGGCCGCACACTGCTTCCAAGa GTTCTCCTATGCTAAAATGTGGAATGTACAGTCAGGCGATGTGAGCTTGGGTTTGATGAGCCTCCGCTCAGGAGCAACAGTTAAAAAAATTATCATACACGCAAAGTTCAACAGGCGTAATAACGAGAACGATATCGCCCTGCTCAGGCTAAATTCGCCTCTCCAAATCACAA GTACGGTGAGGCCAGTGTGTCTCCCCAACTCAGCCATTGACCTGTCTGCTGGACGTCAAGCCTGGATCACGGGATGGGGATCACTGCGATCATCTGGTGTTTGTATTTTCCAACTTCCCATGTGTCCTTTCTCAACTTGTCATTCCTCGACATTAGATTATTTGTCCAGATTGTGTCACTTATTTTTTAAGGCTGAAAGTCCCAGTAAGGAAACAGTGCTTTCTACACTTTTGACTGAGCTAACCGGGTGTGGTTATCGTTGCTATTTCTCAGGACCTTCTCCGGACCACCTCAACCAAGCCGAGGTCACCATCTACAGCAGAGAGACCTGTAACAGGGCTCAAGTGTTTGATGGAAAGGTCACTAAGACCATGATCTGTGCCGGCAGGCTGCGGGGAGGAGTTGACACATGTCAG GGGGACAGTGGAGGGCCCCTGGTGGTCAAGGAGGGAGATGTATGGTGGCTGGCAGGGGACACTAGCTGGGGGATTGGATGTGCTATGAGGAACAAGCCAGGACTCTACGGCAATGTCAGCTACTTCATCAACTGGATATATGAACAAATGCAG AATGATTGA